A region of Saccharococcus thermophilus DNA encodes the following proteins:
- a CDS encoding long-chain fatty acid--CoA ligase codes for MMRTQLNISTMLERAEMFFPAKQVVSRMKHGTVRHTYKEIGERTRRLASVLANFGVSVGDRVGTFAWNHHRHLEAYFAIPGIGAVLHTINIRLSPQHIAYIINHADDRVLLIDDDLLPAIEAVKDEIPNVRAFIIMTDEEELPETTLSPVYHYEKLLEQGDPAFPFKKDLDEYQPAGMCYTSATTGNPKGVMYTHRSTVLHSMALGLADTQGLCERDVAMPVVPMFHVNAWGIPFAATWFGATLVMPGPAFTPKVLAQLIESEKVTITAGVPTIWLGLLQELEKGNYDVSSLTRVICGGAAAPKGIIRAFEEKYHIPFIHAYGMTETSPLVLVSRLKSYQQDLPYEEKLEFRAKQGILAPGLEMKIVGKDGEVNWDGKEMGELCLRGPWIAAEYYNDERTKEAFRDGWLHTGDVVTVDEEGFVKIVDRTKDVIKSGGEWISSVDLENALMAHEAVFEAAVVAVPHPKWQERPIACVVLKEGKTVTKEELYDFLRPQFTKWWLPDDIVFMKEIPKTSVGKFLKRKLRDQLQEYFTNTNAQ; via the coding sequence ATGATGAGGACGCAATTAAACATTTCAACAATGCTAGAAAGAGCAGAAATGTTTTTCCCGGCGAAACAAGTCGTTTCCCGCATGAAGCATGGCACCGTTCGCCATACATATAAAGAAATTGGCGAGCGAACAAGACGGCTTGCGAGCGTCCTGGCCAATTTCGGCGTTTCCGTCGGTGACCGCGTCGGAACGTTTGCCTGGAACCACCACCGCCATTTGGAAGCGTATTTTGCCATCCCGGGCATCGGCGCGGTGCTGCATACGATTAACATCCGTCTCTCGCCGCAGCATATCGCCTATATTATTAACCACGCCGACGACCGCGTGCTGCTCATTGATGACGATTTGCTTCCGGCCATTGAAGCGGTGAAAGACGAGATTCCAAACGTGCGCGCGTTCATTATTATGACCGATGAAGAAGAGCTTCCGGAAACGACGCTTTCCCCTGTCTATCATTATGAAAAACTATTGGAGCAAGGAGACCCAGCATTCCCGTTTAAAAAAGATTTGGATGAATATCAGCCGGCGGGAATGTGCTATACGTCGGCAACAACGGGAAATCCAAAAGGGGTCATGTATACGCACCGCAGCACCGTCTTGCATAGCATGGCGCTCGGGCTTGCTGATACGCAAGGGCTTTGCGAGCGTGATGTCGCGATGCCGGTAGTGCCGATGTTCCACGTCAATGCGTGGGGAATTCCGTTTGCCGCGACATGGTTCGGTGCGACGCTCGTCATGCCGGGACCGGCGTTTACTCCGAAAGTGCTGGCGCAATTAATTGAATCGGAAAAAGTGACGATCACCGCCGGAGTGCCGACGATTTGGCTCGGTCTCCTGCAAGAGTTGGAGAAAGGCAATTACGATGTAAGCAGCTTGACGCGCGTCATTTGCGGCGGTGCGGCGGCGCCAAAAGGAATCATCCGCGCGTTCGAAGAGAAATATCATATTCCGTTTATTCACGCCTACGGCATGACCGAGACAAGTCCGCTCGTGCTCGTATCGCGCCTGAAAAGCTATCAGCAAGATCTGCCGTATGAAGAAAAGCTGGAATTCCGCGCGAAGCAGGGGATTCTCGCTCCAGGCCTGGAAATGAAAATCGTCGGCAAAGACGGCGAGGTAAACTGGGACGGAAAAGAAATGGGCGAACTCTGTTTGCGCGGTCCGTGGATTGCCGCTGAGTATTACAATGACGAGCGGACAAAAGAAGCGTTCCGTGATGGCTGGCTGCACACGGGCGATGTCGTCACCGTCGATGAAGAAGGGTTTGTCAAAATCGTCGACCGGACAAAAGATGTGATTAAAAGCGGCGGGGAATGGATTTCTTCCGTTGATTTAGAAAACGCGCTCATGGCCCATGAAGCGGTGTTTGAAGCAGCGGTTGTCGCCGTTCCGCATCCGAAATGGCAGGAGCGCCCGATCGCCTGCGTCGTGTTGAAGGAAGGAAAAACGGTCACGAAAGAAGAACTGTATGACTTTTTGCGGCCGCAGTTTACGAAATGGTGGCTGCCGGACGATATTGTCTTTATGAAAGAAATACCGAAAACGAGCGTAGGCAAGTTTTTGAAGCGGAAATTGCGCGACCAGCTGCAAGAATATTTCACAAATACGAATGCGCAATAA
- a CDS encoding 3-hydroxyacyl-CoA dehydrogenase family protein, which yields MAETIAVIGAGLMGSGIAQSIAMAGKDVRLYDISEAALDKGIASIQKSLARFVKAGKLSEQDAQQTLQRIRTATDLQEAVQDADVVIEAVPEDLTLKKDVFQRLDRYAKQEAILATNTSELSVTALAAATARPDKVIGMHWFNPAPVMKLIEIVKGETTSDDTVAAIQHLSKEIGKETVVVKDRQGFVTTRAIAAHMIECIRMYEEGIASAEDIDKAVRLGLNYPMGPLELADMVGLDTMLFVSENLTEAYGDRFRAPQLLRKLVEAGYLGRKTGKGFYTYNE from the coding sequence ATGGCGGAAACGATTGCTGTGATCGGCGCAGGATTGATGGGAAGCGGCATCGCCCAGTCGATCGCGATGGCGGGCAAAGATGTCCGTTTATATGATATTTCCGAAGCGGCCCTTGACAAAGGGATTGCTTCGATTCAAAAAAGCTTGGCCCGCTTTGTGAAGGCGGGAAAATTATCCGAACAAGATGCGCAGCAAACGCTGCAGCGAATTCGTACCGCAACCGATTTGCAAGAAGCGGTGCAAGACGCGGATGTCGTCATTGAAGCGGTGCCGGAAGATTTAACGCTAAAGAAAGATGTCTTTCAGCGGTTAGACCGTTATGCGAAACAGGAAGCGATTTTGGCGACGAACACGTCCGAGCTAAGCGTTACGGCGCTTGCTGCGGCGACGGCAAGGCCGGATAAAGTAATCGGGATGCATTGGTTTAATCCGGCTCCGGTGATGAAGCTCATTGAAATCGTGAAAGGCGAAACAACGTCAGATGATACGGTGGCGGCGATTCAACACCTGTCCAAAGAAATTGGCAAAGAAACGGTCGTCGTCAAAGACCGGCAAGGATTTGTCACGACAAGGGCGATTGCCGCGCATATGATTGAATGCATCCGCATGTATGAGGAAGGAATCGCTTCGGCGGAAGATATCGACAAGGCCGTCCGCCTCGGCTTGAACTATCCGATGGGGCCGTTAGAGCTCGCTGATATGGTCGGATTGGATACGATGCTGTTTGTCAGCGAAAATTTAACGGAAGCGTACGGGGACCGCTTCCGGGCGCCGCAGCTGCTGCGCAAGCTGGTCGAAGCGGGATATTTAGGAAGAAAAACAGGAAAAGGATTTTATACGTATAACGAATAG
- a CDS encoding thiolase family protein — MREVVIVEAVRTPVGKRNGVFRNVHPVHLAATVLDEVVKRAGIEKRLVEDIVMGCVTPIAEQGYNIGRLAALEAGFPVEVPAVQINRMCGSGQQAIHFAAQEIRSGDMDITIAAEVESMTKVPILSDGNEHTIPPSLHEKYEFVHQGVSAELIAEKYGLTREQLDAYAYESHQRALRAQREGIFDKEIVPVKGLDKEGNEIIVTKDEGPRPDTSPEALASLKPVFRENGKITAGNASQMSDGAAAVLLMERETAQKLGVTPKARIVAQTVVGSDPTYMLDGVIPATKKVLEKAGLTIEDIDLIEINEAFAPVVLAWQKEIGAPFSKVNVNGGAIALGHPLGATGAKLMTSLVYELERRKGKYGLLTICIGHGMATATIIERL, encoded by the coding sequence ATGAGAGAAGTGGTCATTGTCGAAGCGGTGCGCACGCCGGTCGGCAAACGCAACGGGGTGTTCCGCAACGTCCATCCCGTCCATTTAGCGGCGACGGTGCTCGATGAAGTAGTGAAAAGGGCGGGAATCGAAAAACGGTTGGTCGAAGACATCGTCATGGGATGTGTGACGCCAATTGCCGAGCAAGGCTATAACATCGGCCGGCTCGCCGCGCTCGAGGCAGGGTTTCCCGTCGAGGTGCCGGCGGTGCAAATCAATCGGATGTGCGGCTCAGGACAGCAAGCGATTCATTTCGCTGCTCAGGAAATCCGTTCGGGCGACATGGATATTACAATTGCCGCCGAAGTGGAAAGCATGACGAAGGTGCCGATTTTAAGCGATGGCAACGAACATACGATTCCGCCGTCGCTCCATGAAAAATACGAATTTGTCCATCAAGGCGTTTCCGCCGAGCTAATCGCGGAAAAGTATGGCTTGACGCGCGAGCAGCTCGACGCCTATGCGTACGAAAGCCATCAGCGCGCCCTTCGTGCCCAGCGGGAAGGAATATTTGACAAAGAAATCGTGCCGGTAAAAGGACTCGATAAAGAAGGAAACGAAATCATCGTCACGAAAGATGAAGGCCCGCGCCCGGATACATCGCCGGAAGCGCTCGCTTCTTTGAAGCCCGTTTTCCGGGAAAACGGAAAAATTACCGCCGGCAATGCGAGCCAAATGAGCGACGGAGCGGCGGCGGTGTTATTGATGGAAAGGGAAACGGCACAAAAGCTTGGTGTAACGCCAAAAGCGCGAATCGTCGCGCAAACGGTCGTCGGCTCCGATCCGACGTATATGCTCGATGGGGTGATTCCGGCAACGAAAAAAGTGCTCGAAAAAGCAGGACTAACGATAGAGGATATCGATTTAATCGAAATTAACGAAGCGTTTGCTCCTGTTGTATTAGCGTGGCAAAAGGAAATCGGCGCGCCGTTCTCTAAAGTAAACGTCAACGGCGGCGCCATTGCGCTTGGCCATCCGTTGGGTGCGACGGGCGCAAAATTAATGACATCGCTCGTTTACGAACTCGAACGGCGAAAAGGCAAATACGGATTGCTGACGATTTGCATCGGCCACGGGATGGCCACGGCGACGATTATCGAACGGCTGTAA
- a CDS encoding trimeric intracellular cation channel family protein: MTWEVLSIIGTIAFAISGAIVAMEEEYDILGVYILGIVTAFGGGAIRNLLIGVPVSALWEQGTLFIIALIAMTVVYLFPQKTLPHWKRWGNFFDALGLSAFAIQGALYAVKMNHPLSAVIVAAVLTGSGGGIVRDILAGRKPLVLHAEIYAVWAIVAGIAVGTKLASTPVELYILFFIVTLLRILSYTYHWKLPHRSLRNQAVDQS, encoded by the coding sequence ATGACATGGGAAGTGTTAAGCATCATCGGCACGATTGCGTTTGCGATCAGCGGCGCGATTGTCGCAATGGAAGAAGAATATGATATACTTGGCGTTTATATTTTAGGCATTGTCACCGCGTTTGGCGGCGGCGCGATCCGCAATTTGCTCATTGGCGTTCCCGTCTCCGCCCTATGGGAGCAAGGAACTTTATTTATAATCGCATTAATCGCCATGACGGTCGTTTATTTATTTCCGCAAAAAACATTGCCCCATTGGAAACGGTGGGGGAACTTTTTTGATGCGCTCGGCCTTTCCGCGTTTGCCATTCAAGGCGCGCTTTACGCTGTTAAAATGAACCACCCGTTAAGTGCGGTTATTGTTGCCGCCGTGCTGACCGGAAGCGGCGGCGGCATCGTCCGTGACATTCTTGCCGGCCGAAAGCCGCTCGTGCTGCACGCGGAAATTTATGCGGTATGGGCGATTGTTGCCGGCATCGCGGTTGGCACAAAATTGGCGTCCACCCCTGTCGAACTTTATATATTGTTTTTTATCGTTACACTATTAAGAATCTTATCGTATACGTACCATTGGAAACTGCCGCACCGTTCGCTAAGGAATCAGGCAGTCGATCAATCATGA
- the hflX gene encoding GTPase HflX → MSEREKAILVGCQLPHIDDERFFYSMEELASLVHTANGEVVATVTQKREAIHPATYIGKGKVEELVHLVEQMEADLVIFNDELSPSQNRNLARLLAVRIIDRTQLILDIFAQRARSKEGKLQVELAQLQYLLPRLGGQGTALSRLGGGIGTRGPGETKLETDRRHIYRRIDEIKTQLKLVAEHRERYRERRKKNRAFQISLVGYTNAGKSTLFNRLTAADSFEENLLFATLDPLTRRLILPSGYTVLLTDTVGFIQDLPTTLVAAFRSTLEEVKEADLILHIVDSSNPDYYHHEQTVYDLLDELGVSSIPIVTIYNKRDIRHPHFVPSTKTEAMMVSAFCADDIQRLRQFIEEMVKKQMIEYYVSIPDNEGKLLAQLKSETILHELHYNEESGMYECKGYVMPKHPLYGQLRQFQK, encoded by the coding sequence TTGAGCGAACGGGAGAAGGCGATCTTAGTCGGATGCCAGCTTCCTCATATTGATGATGAGCGGTTTTTTTATTCGATGGAAGAATTGGCATCGCTCGTGCATACGGCAAACGGAGAAGTTGTTGCGACGGTGACGCAGAAGCGGGAAGCGATCCATCCGGCCACCTATATCGGAAAAGGCAAAGTAGAAGAACTTGTACATCTTGTCGAGCAAATGGAAGCCGATCTCGTTATTTTTAACGATGAACTGTCGCCAAGCCAAAACCGCAACTTGGCGAGACTGCTGGCGGTGCGCATTATTGACCGGACCCAGCTTATTTTAGATATATTCGCCCAGCGCGCCCGGTCGAAAGAAGGCAAACTGCAAGTAGAACTGGCGCAATTGCAATATTTATTGCCGCGTTTAGGCGGGCAAGGAACAGCGTTGTCCCGCCTTGGCGGCGGAATCGGCACGAGGGGACCGGGGGAGACGAAGTTAGAAACGGATCGCCGCCATATTTATCGGCGCATCGATGAGATTAAAACACAATTGAAACTGGTGGCCGAACATCGTGAGCGCTATCGGGAGCGCCGCAAAAAAAATCGCGCTTTCCAAATTTCCCTTGTCGGTTACACGAACGCGGGAAAATCAACGTTATTTAATCGCTTGACCGCGGCCGATTCATTCGAAGAAAATTTATTGTTTGCCACTCTTGATCCGCTGACGCGCAGGCTTATTCTTCCGAGCGGCTATACGGTGCTCTTAACCGATACGGTCGGTTTTATTCAAGATTTGCCGACGACGTTAGTCGCGGCGTTTCGCTCGACGCTCGAAGAAGTAAAAGAAGCGGATTTAATATTGCATATCGTTGATTCCTCCAACCCGGATTATTATCATCATGAACAGACGGTTTACGACCTGCTTGATGAGCTTGGTGTGTCGTCTATTCCTATCGTTACGATTTATAATAAGCGGGATATTCGTCACCCTCATTTTGTGCCAAGCACGAAAACGGAAGCGATGATGGTGAGCGCGTTTTGCGCCGACGATATTCAGCGACTGCGGCAGTTTATCGAAGAGATGGTCAAGAAACAAATGATCGAATATTACGTATCGATCCCTGATAATGAGGGAAAATTGCTGGCTCAGTTAAAATCAGAAACGATTTTGCACGAATTGCATTATAATGAAGAAAGCGGCATGTATGAATGCAAAGGGTATGTCATGCCAAAACATCCGCTTTACGGACAGTTGCGTCAATTTCAAAAATAG
- a CDS encoding aminotransferase class I/II-fold pyridoxal phosphate-dependent enzyme encodes MFTQLRHGEKIAALVKEVEAQIAPIHQKIEERIDVNQYRVLDSFRRHQVSDSHFIPSTGYGYDDIGRDTLEQIYADVFGGEAGIVRPQIISGTHAITIALFGILRPGDELLYITGNPYDTLEEIVGIRGSGNGSLKEFQIGYQSVPLTPEGKVDFDAVKAAIHERTKMIGIQRSRGYATRPSFTIEEIREMISFVKTVKPDVVVFVDNCYGEFVEEKEPCHVGADLIAGSLIKNPGGGLAKTGGYIVGKKQYVEACSYRMTSPGIGAEAGPALYSLHEMYQGFFLAPHIVGQALKGAVFTAAMLERIGLNTDPSWDAERTDLVQSVQFDDPEQMIAFCQAIQFSSPVNAHFTPYPSYMPGYEDDVIMAAGTFVQGASIELTADGPIRPPYVAYVQGGLTYSHVKIAICSAIDQLIEKQLISL; translated from the coding sequence ATGTTTACACAGCTGCGACATGGAGAAAAAATTGCTGCACTAGTAAAAGAAGTGGAAGCGCAAATTGCTCCAATTCATCAAAAAATTGAGGAACGGATTGATGTGAATCAATATCGCGTGCTAGACAGCTTTCGCCGCCATCAAGTAAGCGACAGCCATTTTATTCCGTCTACCGGATATGGTTATGATGATATCGGCCGTGACACACTGGAACAAATTTATGCCGATGTATTCGGCGGCGAAGCAGGCATTGTCCGCCCCCAAATTATCTCTGGGACGCATGCCATTACGATCGCGTTATTTGGCATTTTGCGGCCAGGCGATGAGTTATTGTACATTACTGGAAACCCATATGATACGCTGGAAGAAATCGTCGGCATCCGCGGCAGCGGCAACGGCTCGTTAAAAGAATTTCAGATCGGTTACCAAAGCGTGCCGCTCACCCCGGAAGGGAAGGTGGATTTCGATGCCGTCAAAGCGGCCATCCATGAGCGGACGAAAATGATCGGCATTCAGCGCTCAAGGGGCTATGCGACAAGACCGTCCTTTACGATTGAAGAAATTCGCGAAATGATTTCTTTTGTCAAGACCGTGAAGCCCGATGTCGTCGTTTTCGTTGACAATTGCTACGGAGAATTTGTCGAGGAAAAAGAACCTTGCCATGTCGGTGCCGACTTAATCGCTGGCTCTCTCATTAAAAATCCCGGTGGAGGGCTTGCGAAAACGGGCGGATATATTGTCGGGAAAAAACAATATGTAGAAGCGTGCTCGTACCGCATGACTTCGCCGGGGATCGGAGCGGAGGCAGGCCCGGCATTATATAGTCTGCACGAAATGTATCAAGGCTTTTTCCTAGCACCGCACATCGTCGGCCAGGCGCTAAAAGGGGCGGTCTTCACCGCCGCGATGCTAGAGCGGATCGGTCTAAACACCGACCCTTCCTGGGATGCGGAGCGCACCGATTTGGTGCAATCGGTCCAATTTGACGATCCAGAGCAAATGATCGCTTTTTGCCAGGCGATTCAATTTTCCTCTCCGGTCAACGCCCACTTCACCCCGTACCCGAGCTATATGCCCGGCTACGAGGATGACGTGATTATGGCGGCAGGAACTTTTGTCCAAGGAGCGAGCATTGAATTAACGGCGGACGGACCGATCCGCCCGCCGTACGTGGCTTACGTACAAGGAGGATTAACGTATTCCCATGTAAAAATCGCAATTTGTTCGGCGATTGACCAATTAATCGAAAAACAATTAATCTCTTTGTAA
- a CDS encoding MerR family transcriptional regulator — MNSNIRRSMPLFPIGIVMQLTELSARQIRYYEEHGLVSPARTEGNRRLFSLNDIDRLLEIKDLIDQGVNLAGIKQIFASRQAGRKEQPEKVEKVVKQKLSDEELREILRTELLQAGRFQRASLRQGDLARFFH, encoded by the coding sequence ATGAATAGCAATATTCGTCGTTCCATGCCATTGTTTCCGATTGGGATTGTGATGCAATTGACAGAGCTGTCCGCCCGCCAAATCCGTTATTATGAAGAGCATGGCCTTGTGTCTCCAGCGCGGACCGAGGGAAATCGCCGCTTGTTTTCCCTCAATGATATTGACCGCCTTCTTGAAATCAAAGATTTGATTGATCAAGGAGTCAACTTGGCCGGCATTAAGCAAATTTTTGCGTCGCGGCAGGCTGGTCGCAAAGAGCAGCCAGAAAAAGTGGAAAAAGTTGTGAAACAAAAGCTATCAGACGAGGAGCTGCGCGAAATTTTGCGAACGGAGCTGTTGCAGGCGGGGCGTTTCCAACGTGCATCACTTCGCCAAGGAGATCTCGCTCGCTTCTTTCATTAA
- the glnA gene encoding type I glutamate--ammonia ligase, with product MAKYTREDIMRIVKEENVKYIRLQFTDILGTIKNVEIPISQLEKALNNKIMFDGSSIEGFVRIEESDMYLYPDLDTFVIFPWTSEKGKVARFICDIYNPDGTPFEGCPRYNLKRILKEMEALGFTSFNLGAEPEFFLFKLDEKGRPTLELNDRGGYFDLAPTDLGENCRRDIVLELEEMGFEIEASHHEVAPGQHEIDFKYAHAVKACDDIQTFKLVVKTIARKHGLHATFMPKPIFGINGSGMHCNLSLFRNNENAFFDPTADLQLSETALQFIAGVLKHAPNFTAVTNPTVNSYKRLVPGYEAPCYVAWSARNRSPLIRIPASRGMSTRIEVRSVDPSANPYLAMAVLLAAGLDGIKNKLTPPAPVDRNIYVMTKEERLEEGIVDLPATLAEALENLKSDEVIVQALGKHLFEHFIEAKEIEWDMFRTTVHQWERDQYMELY from the coding sequence ATGGCAAAGTACACAAGAGAAGACATTATGCGCATCGTCAAAGAAGAGAACGTCAAGTATATCCGTCTGCAATTTACCGATATTCTTGGCACGATTAAAAACGTCGAAATTCCGATCAGCCAGCTGGAAAAAGCGTTAAACAACAAAATTATGTTTGACGGTTCGTCGATTGAAGGTTTTGTCCGGATTGAAGAATCGGATATGTACTTATACCCTGATTTAGATACGTTTGTCATTTTCCCGTGGACATCGGAAAAAGGAAAAGTAGCCCGCTTTATTTGCGACATTTATAATCCGGACGGTACGCCGTTTGAAGGATGTCCGCGCTATAACTTGAAGCGGATTTTAAAAGAAATGGAAGCGCTCGGTTTTACTTCGTTCAACTTAGGCGCGGAACCGGAATTTTTCCTATTCAAATTAGATGAAAAAGGACGCCCGACGCTGGAATTAAACGACCGAGGCGGCTACTTCGATTTGGCGCCGACCGACCTAGGAGAAAACTGCCGCCGCGATATCGTGCTTGAGCTTGAGGAAATGGGATTTGAAATTGAAGCTTCTCACCATGAAGTGGCACCTGGCCAACATGAAATTGATTTTAAATACGCCCATGCGGTGAAAGCGTGCGACGACATTCAAACATTTAAGCTCGTCGTCAAAACGATTGCCCGCAAACACGGCCTTCACGCCACATTTATGCCAAAACCAATCTTCGGCATTAACGGATCTGGAATGCATTGCAATTTATCATTGTTTAGAAATAATGAAAATGCGTTCTTTGATCCAACTGCGGACTTGCAATTAAGCGAAACGGCGCTGCAATTTATTGCCGGCGTGCTGAAACACGCACCAAACTTTACGGCGGTAACGAACCCGACGGTCAACTCCTACAAACGTCTCGTTCCTGGCTATGAAGCGCCATGTTATGTAGCCTGGTCCGCCCGCAACCGTAGCCCGCTCATCCGCATTCCAGCTTCACGCGGCATGAGCACGCGCATTGAGGTGCGCAGCGTCGACCCATCAGCCAATCCGTACTTGGCGATGGCCGTATTATTGGCAGCGGGATTAGATGGAATTAAAAACAAGTTGACTCCACCGGCTCCGGTCGACCGCAACATTTACGTCATGACGAAAGAAGAGCGCTTAGAAGAAGGAATTGTTGACTTGCCAGCAACACTGGCGGAAGCGCTCGAAAACTTAAAGTCGGATGAAGTCATTGTGCAAGCGCTCGGAAAACATTTATTCGAACATTTCATCGAAGCGAAAGAAATCGAATGGGATATGTTCCGCACCACGGTCCATCAGTGGGAACGCGATCAATATATGGAACTCTATTAA
- the lexA gene encoding transcriptional repressor LexA — protein MTKLSKRQQQILDFIKKEVKTKGYPPSVREIGEAVGLASSSTVHGHLARLESKGYIRRDPTKPRAIEILDADFTATKEKEDVISVPIIGKVTAGQPITAIENIEDYFPLPKRLVPTEDQVFMLEVMGDSMIEAGILDGDYVIVRQQSSADNGDIVVAMTEDNEATVKRFFREKDHIRLQPENSNLEPIIVRNCTILGKVIGVYRIIH, from the coding sequence ATGACGAAACTATCAAAGCGGCAGCAACAAATTTTAGATTTCATCAAAAAAGAAGTAAAAACAAAAGGATATCCCCCTTCCGTCCGGGAAATTGGCGAAGCGGTCGGACTTGCTTCGAGTTCTACCGTCCATGGGCATCTTGCGCGGCTCGAAAGCAAAGGATACATTCGCCGCGACCCAACGAAGCCGCGTGCGATTGAAATATTGGATGCCGATTTCACTGCGACGAAGGAAAAAGAGGATGTTATCTCTGTGCCGATAATTGGAAAAGTGACGGCCGGACAGCCAATTACCGCAATTGAAAACATCGAAGATTATTTTCCGCTGCCAAAACGGCTCGTTCCTACAGAAGATCAAGTTTTTATGCTTGAAGTGATGGGTGACAGCATGATTGAGGCAGGGATTTTGGATGGCGATTACGTGATTGTGCGCCAGCAGTCTTCCGCTGATAATGGAGATATCGTCGTGGCGATGACCGAGGACAATGAAGCAACTGTCAAGCGCTTTTTTAGAGAAAAAGACCATATTCGCCTGCAGCCGGAAAATTCGAATTTGGAGCCAATTATTGTCCGCAATTGCACGATTCTCGGCAAAGTGATCGGCGTCTATCGCATTATTCATTGA
- the yneA gene encoding cell division suppressor protein YneA encodes MKRMIVHYLIFSLLLFMVIGALFYANKPVEKDQYMEITVASGDTLWKLAKEYEDQHGLSTEEFINWVVDVNHLSGQRIIAGEKIVIPVLKSKEDKQLAVNQ; translated from the coding sequence ATGAAACGGATGATAGTGCATTATCTTATCTTTTCTTTGTTGTTGTTTATGGTGATCGGGGCGCTGTTTTACGCAAACAAACCGGTGGAAAAAGATCAATATATGGAAATTACCGTCGCTTCCGGAGACACGCTTTGGAAGCTGGCGAAAGAATATGAAGATCAGCACGGGCTTTCCACGGAGGAATTCATCAACTGGGTCGTCGACGTTAACCATCTATCCGGCCAGCGGATTATTGCCGGTGAAAAAATTGTTATTCCTGTGTTAAAATCAAAGGAAGATAAACAGTTGGCTGTCAACCAATAA
- a CDS encoding YneB family resolvase-like protein: MKAIIYCRVSTEKEEQETSLERQREELEQLAKKHGFEVVKVIMEQASGYEVDRDGVFELLSAFKEQEVDALLVQDETRLGRGHARIALLHCIQKEGVKIYTIAHNGEMQLSEADEMVLNIISIVEEYQRKIHNLKIKRGMKRAVEQGYRPERNLKHMGENAGRERKELPVEEIVRLRHNGLTFAEIAATLRGFGYDVSKATVHRRYREYVDEHASPHGR; the protein is encoded by the coding sequence ATGAAAGCGATTATATATTGCCGCGTCAGCACCGAAAAAGAAGAACAGGAAACATCGCTCGAACGGCAGAGGGAAGAGCTGGAGCAGCTTGCGAAGAAGCATGGCTTTGAAGTAGTGAAAGTGATTATGGAGCAGGCGAGCGGCTATGAAGTGGACAGAGACGGTGTGTTTGAGCTGCTTTCGGCATTCAAAGAACAAGAGGTTGACGCGCTTTTAGTTCAAGATGAAACAAGGCTGGGTCGCGGCCATGCACGAATAGCCCTGCTTCATTGCATCCAAAAAGAAGGGGTAAAAATATATACCATCGCCCATAACGGTGAAATGCAGCTGTCGGAAGCGGATGAGATGGTGCTGAACATTATTAGCATTGTCGAAGAATATCAACGGAAAATACATAATTTAAAAATTAAGCGCGGAATGAAGCGGGCGGTGGAGCAAGGTTACCGCCCCGAACGAAATTTAAAACATATGGGAGAAAACGCCGGCCGGGAACGAAAGGAGCTCCCTGTCGAAGAAATCGTCCGCTTGCGCCACAACGGTTTGACGTTTGCCGAAATCGCCGCCACGTTGCGCGGTTTTGGATATGACGTATCAAAAGCGACCGTCCATCGCCGCTACCGGGAATATGTCGATGAGCATGCTTCGCCGCATGGAAGATAG
- a CDS encoding DUF896 domain-containing protein — MLSKQKMARINELAKKAKTAGLTADEALEQQQLRREYIQVFRKAMEDMLHFVTVIDPNGNDVTPKKLKESQKKRMN, encoded by the coding sequence ATGTTATCAAAACAAAAAATGGCACGCATTAACGAATTGGCGAAAAAGGCAAAAACGGCTGGTTTGACGGCAGACGAAGCGTTGGAACAGCAGCAGCTTCGCCGCGAATACATCCAAGTGTTTCGTAAAGCGATGGAGGATATGTTACATTTTGTAACGGTCATCGACCCTAACGGCAATGACGTCACGCCGAAAAAATTAAAAGAAAGCCAAAAGAAGCGGATGAATTAA